The genomic interval GAAGTAAAGATGTTCGTTATCTTTTCCCTCGGTATTGTCTATTTTCTGGTTCCGCTAGGGGTTCTTCTTTACTTTACTTCACAGAGATTTTGGATGAAATTTTCGAAAGCAAGTACATTGATACAAAAAGTTTTGGATACGGTTTCTGAAGATAAAAAATAAATGAGAAAGGAGAGGGCATGGCGGATAACCAAACTACAGAAAAAGCGGGAGACATATTAAAAATTGACGAAGCGCTTGGATTGCTGGATAGAGAATTAAAAGGAAAGAGCGGTGAGATTAATCGGTTGATTAGTGAAAAATATTCAAATCTCAAAGAGATTATGAGTGGAGCAACACACACGGGCAGGGAAGCGATAGAAAAAACATGTCATACTTTGGAAGAGGCTGTTAAGAGAGGAGAGGAGAAAACGAAAGAAATAGGGATGGAAATTGATCGAAAAGTTCATGCTAATCCATGGTTGGCGGTAGGCATTGCTGCCGTTAGTGGTTTCCTCTTATGCTATATCATAGAAGCAGGCAAACGTTCAAAGTGATTAGCAGGTTTTTCGTTCTTTGATAATGCATTTTGCAAGCGAGAATTTAAGCCGGGAATTAATGCCTGCTTAAATTAGTCCTTCGGCGGCTTTTTAAAGTAAAGCAAAGAGCCTCTTTACTCTAAATTCGCAACATTGAATTTCCTATATGTTGGAATATTCAAAACTGAAAAAGATTCAGGAATAGGTAAAAAATCGTAACTATTCAGCGTAAACGATACACGGCTCGTTCCCAAACTCCAGTTTGGGAATGCATTTGTTCGAGAAACTCCGGTTTCTCGCCTGTTTGCTGATAGATAGGGAATAAAATCACAGGGTTAAGACAGTTTGTAATTTGTCAAGTCAGACCCTCACTGGAAACAAAGTTTCCAGTGCCATTACGTTCCCAAACAGGCACTTCACTATGTTCAGTACAAGGTTTGGGAACGAGTTGCGCTCTGATCTCCGGTAGTTTAATAAATTACGCTGAATAGTTACAAAAAATCAGGAATAATCTAAACACTTAACCTAATATAACGGAGAATTACTATGCTTTTAGTTATAGCTGCTGTGTTGATCATATTGTGGATTCTGGGTCTGGTCACTTCCACCACCCTGAGCGGTTTCGTTCACATTCTTCTGGTGATCGCAATCGTGGTCATCGTGATTAATATCATTCGCGGACGAAGACGTCCGTGACTATTTTGTGGGGCCCGGTATGAAAAACAGTATCGGTTCCTCTCCCCTGGTGCCTGGCGCCAAGGGATCAGTTTGGTATTTTAATTTGAAAGGAGGTAGGCATATGTTTAAGAAAATTGGCATTACAGCGGTGTTTGTAAGTGCGTTACTGTTTAGTGCTGGTGTCGCTAGTACCTTTGCAAGAAATTCTGATTGTCCGGACAGTTGCAAGTGCCCGGACAATGTAAAATGTGCAAAAGATTGCACAAAGGACAAAACAGATCATTGTACGTGCAAACATTAGTATATTTTAAAATTATTTTGTCATAGGATTTTTTTTTACGAAAACTTTGATAAGCCCAGCAATCTTACCGGGAATGTTCCAGGTGGTTCGGGTTAAACTCTTTAACAAGAGAAGGAGAAGTAAATGTCAGATAAATGTACAGACGAGAGGAAAAATATTAATATTGCTCAGGTACCGGCTGTAGTTAAGGCTGCAATTGAGAAGGAAACTGCCGGCTGCACCATCAAGAAAATAGTGAAAAAAGAGGCCGATGGCAAAACGTGTTATGCAGTCGAGTGTGTAAAGAACGGTGTGGAAAAAAAGCTCAAATTTACAGAAGAAGGCTCTATTGTGACAGACAAAGGGGAAAAACCCAAGAGTGGCGCAGGTACTAGCTGTTGTTAAAGCTAAATTGAGAAGGAAACTGCATCCTGCAATCAGTTATTAACTGATTGCAGGATAAGGAGGCCGTAAAAAAAACGAAATATGACGCGGATAAGTAATGGCCTGGGAATTTTTTATTATACCGTAGTAATCGGCAGTCTATCGTCGGCAAATTGCAGACTGAGGACTGAGTGGTAACACCATTTCACTGAAATTATTTATGGATATTTATTTCACCAAAAGACCAAAAAAGGAGGTACCATGCTTAGCAGACGAGAATTTTTAACACTGGCAGGCGTGGGTGGAGCAGCAATCGTACTTAATTTTAACAACCCTTTACATGCAGAAATAAAAAAGGAGACGGAAATTATGACATACACCGCAAAGGATTATTCGCAACTCATCGGGATGGAGGGATTCAGCGAAACACTTTTGAAAAACCACTTTACCCTCTATCAGGGATATGTAACAAACACAAATAAGGTACTCGATACTCTCGGTCAGATGTTGAAGGAGGGAAAGACGGCAAGCCCTGAGTTTGCAGAATTGAAGAGACGGCTTGGGTGGGAATTTAATGGGATGAGGCTCCATGAATATTATTTTGAAAATCTTGGCAAGAAAAAAGGCGGCATGAACAAGGAAGGAACGCTTGCCAAAAAGATGACAGCGGAATTTGGCAGTTATGAGATGTGGGAAAAGGATTTCAGGGCAGTAGGAAGTATGAGGGGAATCGGGTGGGCAGTCCTCTATCAGGATAGTGCCAGCGGGAGGCTCATTA from Candidatus Kuenenia stuttgartiensis carries:
- a CDS encoding DUF883 family protein; this translates as MADNQTTEKAGDILKIDEALGLLDRELKGKSGEINRLISEKYSNLKEIMSGATHTGREAIEKTCHTLEEAVKRGEEKTKEIGMEIDRKVHANPWLAVGIAAVSGFLLCYIIEAGKRSK
- a CDS encoding lmo0937 family membrane protein translates to MLLVIAAVLIILWILGLVTSTTLSGFVHILLVIAIVVIVINIIRGRRRP
- a CDS encoding superoxide dismutase produces the protein MLSRREFLTLAGVGGAAIVLNFNNPLHAEIKKETEIMTYTAKDYSQLIGMEGFSETLLKNHFTLYQGYVTNTNKVLDTLGQMLKEGKTASPEFAELKRRLGWEFNGMRLHEYYFENLGKKKGGMNKEGTLAKKMTAEFGSYEMWEKDFRAVGSMRGIGWAVLYQDSASGRLINFWINEHDVSHPAGCNPILILDVFEHAFMIDHGLKKADYIEAFFKNIDWSVAEARLK